In one Lycium barbarum isolate Lr01 chromosome 7, ASM1917538v2, whole genome shotgun sequence genomic region, the following are encoded:
- the LOC132603584 gene encoding uncharacterized protein LOC132603584 codes for MEEQRLDYVLVPLGMVIFVSYHAWLLFTIIRYPRRTVIGINSESRHNWVLSIMTDPIKNGVLAVQTIRNNIMASTLLATTAITLSSIISVFVSNKSSFTYSELLFGNKTPMMSSIKFFTILLCFLVAFLCNVQSIRYYAHVSFLATVPSFKDRSDSIEYVARNLNRGSMFWSLGLRAFYLSFPLFLWIFGPIPMFVCCCVMSIVLYFLDTTTSFTRDLHCQTIREKNRETDVECVTHQL; via the exons ATGGAAGAACAACGACTTGATTATGTACTAGTGCCTCTTGGGATGGTGATTTTTGTATCGTATCACGCTTGGCTTCTCTTTACAATAATAAGGTATCCAAGAAGAACAGTCATTGGTATCAATTCTGAGTCTCGACATAATTGGGTCCTCTCCATTATGACT GATCCGATAAAGAATGGAGTTCTGGCAGTTCAAACTATACGCAACAACATTATGGCATCTACCCTTTTGGCAACAACTGCAATTACTCTCAGCTCAATCATTAGTGTATTCGTGAGCAACAAATCAAGCTTCACATACTCGGAACTACTGTTCGGGAATAAAACTCCTATGATGTCTTCTATAAAGTTTTTTACCATCTTGCTGTGCTTTCTTGTTGCATTTCTCTGCAATGTTCAATCTATCAGATACTACGCTCATGTTAGCTTCTTAGCTACTGTGCCTTcattcaaagatagatctgattCTATAGAGTATGTTGCAAGGAATTTGAACCGAGGGAGCATGTTTTGGTCGCTTGGACTACGAGCATTTTATTTGTCATTTCCTCTCTTCCTTTGGATATTTGGGCCCATACCCATGTTTGTATGTTGCTGTGTGATGTCCATCGTTCTATACTTCTTGGATACCACTACAAGTTTTACCAGGGATCTCCACTGTCAAACTATAAGAGAGAAAAACAGGGAAACTGATGTGGAATGTGTAACTCATCAACTTTAG